The Pogona vitticeps strain Pit_001003342236 chromosome 6, PviZW2.1, whole genome shotgun sequence genome contains a region encoding:
- the ALG2 gene encoding alpha-1,3/1,6-mannosyltransferase ALG2, translated as MAAADAGRKTSEGEERGGPAVFFLHPDLGIGGAERLVVDAALALRSRGCRVQIWTPRYDPARCFSETRQLDVRTAGGWLPRSILGRGHALCAALRMVWLALHVLLLSGEEFDVFFCDQVSACIPILRLARTHKKVLFYCHFPDQLLTQRKSFIKRIYRKPLDWLEEYTTGMADCILVNSRFTANVFKETFKTLSHVNPDVLYPSLNFSRFDTVFSADAASIVPNSKKFLFLSINRYERKKDLVLALKALHDLRGRLNAQEWSEVHMVLAGGYDEAVQENVEYYEELKAVAAKLNIVEQVTFLRSFSDEQKIALLSSCLCVLYTPSNEHFGIVPLEAMYMKCPVIAVNSGGPLESIVNNETGFLCDPLPTQFSEVMEKFVKDPALKKRMGTAGRTRVLEKFSSQAFTEKLYQHICSLTQ; from the exons ATGGCAGCCGCGGATGCTGGAAGGAAAACGAGCGAGGGCGAGGAGCGGGGCGGCCCGGCCGTTTTCTTTCTACACCCGGATCTGGGCATCGGAGGGGCGGAGCGGCTGGTTGTGGACGCGGCGCTAGCGCTTCGCTCGCGGGGCTGCCGCGTGCAGATCTGGACGCCCCGCTACGACCCCGCGCGTTGCTTCTCGGAGACGCGCCAGCTCGACGTGCGGACCGCGGGCGGCTGGTTGCCCCGGAGCATCCTGGGAAGGGGGCACGCGCTCTGTGCTGCCCTGCGCATGGTGTGGCTGGCTCTGCACGTGCTGCTGCTCAGCGGGGAGGAGTTCGACGTCTTTTTCTGCGATCAG GTGTCTGCATGCATTCCAATTCTTCGTCTAGCCCGGACCCATAAGAAAGTTTTGTTTTACTGTCACTTCCCTGATCAGCTTCTGACCCAGAGGAAATCATTTATTAAACGGATCTACAGAAAACCACTGGATTGGTTGGAGGAGTACACTACTGGCATGGCTGACTGTATTCTTGTCAACAGTCGTTTCACAGCAAATGTTTTCAAAGAAACCTTCAAAACCTTGTCTCATGTGAACCCAGATGTATTATACCCTTCCTTAAATTTTAGTAGATTTGATACTGTTTTTTCTGCAGACGCAGCCAGCATAGTCCCCAACAGCAAGAAATTCTTGTTTCTTTCCATCAATAGGtatgaaaggaagaaagatcTGGTATTGGCTTTAAAAGCTCTACATGACCTTCGTGGTAGACTTAATGCTCAAGAGTGGAGTGAAGTTCATATGGTTTTGGCTGGTGGTTATGATGAAGCAGTTCAAGAAAATGTAGAATATTATGAAGAATTAAAAGCTGTTGCTGCTAAGCTTAATATTGTTGAGCAGGTCACGTTCCTGAGATCTTTCTCTGATGAACAGAAAATAGCCCTCCTCAGTAGCTGCCTGTGTGTGCTATATACACCGAGTAATGAACACTTTGGCATTGTTCCTTTAGAGGCCATGTACATGAAATGCCCAGTCATTGCAGTAAATTCAGGGGGACCTTTGGAATCGATTGTAAATAATGAGACAGGATTCTTGTGCGATCCTCTTCCCACCCAGTTTTCAGAGGTCATGGAGAAATTTGTAAAAGACCCTGCCTTAAAGAAGAGGATGGGGACTGCAGGGAGAACCAGAGTTCTAGAGAAGTTTTCATCACAAGCATTCACTGAAAAGTTGTATCAGCATATTTGTAGTTTGACACAATAA